In Salmo salar chromosome ssa03, Ssal_v3.1, whole genome shotgun sequence, a single genomic region encodes these proteins:
- the LOC106598110 gene encoding C-type mannose receptor 2, producing the protein MQWSLSLCSLMGVALLAQMSSTSTVNVALQGVATQSSQYNDDDNHVKASNAIDGNKDPNADHGSCTHTKIEACPWWRVNLLDVYNVTTVVITNRNSNPDRLNGAEIRIGNSLENNGNNNPICAVISNMTTVQDQTFQCNEMEGHYVSVIIHGNNKILTLCEVEVYGILAGHCSSATRLSHDEYHFVNQNKTWTEAQSYCRQNYTDLATIDNVEDLDRQMKAVHSGYTGAAWIGLKKGDWKGEWQWSDNDCSEGYFNWQQDEPNNRGGNEDCVMMSNGGKWNTSNCNNSHAFICYDRLNSSGTKFNFINNTQMTWRDAQMYCRENHTDLASVRNQTENEEIFRLASGHSVWIGLFRGSWKWSDQSNCSFRNWHETQHDNTRGNQTCAVTFMNYSGRWGCQKCDEQLPFFCYYNKVILIRQKKTWKDALAYCREHHNDLVSVHSDEVQRWVEAQAKRASTPHAWLGMRFTCTLNLWFWVSGESTCYHNWAPGNGTVMEDCGQTGVRRTGAVEKDGRHQWVSLPDTEELDFICSTSNKR; encoded by the exons ATGCAGTGGAGTCTATCTCTCTGCTCTTTAATGGGAGTTGCGTTATTAGCCCAGATGAGCAGTACCTCAACAGTAAACGTTGCGTTACAAGGAGTGGCCACTCAGTCATCACAGTACAATGATGATGATAATCATGTGAAAGCTTCTAATGCCATTGACGGGAACAAAGACCCAAACGCCGACCACGGATCCTGCACCCACACAAAGATCGAGGCCTGCCCCTGGTGGAGAGTGAACCTGCTGGATGTGTACAACGTGACTACTGTTGTAATCACCAACAGAAACAGCAATCCTGATAGGCTCAATGGTGCAGAGATTCGTATTGGTAATTCACTGGAGAACAACGGCAACAACAACCCCATATGTGCAGTCATCTCCAACATGACAACAGTACAGGACCAGACCTTCCAGTGTAATGAGATGGAGGGACACTATGTCAGTGTGATCATCCATGGCAATAACAAAATTCTCACTCTGTGTGAGGTGGAGGTATATGGCATTCTAGCGGGACACTGTTCATCTGCAACACGCCTCTCTCATGACGAGTATCACTTTGTGAACCAAAATAAGACCTGGACTGAAGCACAGAGTTACTGCAGACAGAATTACACGGACCTGGCCACCATAGACAACGTGGAGGACTTGGACAGACAGATGAAAGCTGTACACAGTGGTTATACTGGAGCAGCCTGGATAGGGTTAAAGAAGGGAGACTGGAAGGGAGAGTGGCAGTGGTCAGACAATGATTGCAGTGAGGGATATTTCAACTGGCAACAAGACGAACCAAATAACAGGGGAGGGAACGAGGACTGTGTGATGATGAGCAACGGTGGCAAATGGAATACATCTAATTGCAACAATTCACATGCATTTATCTGCTATGACAGACTGAACAGTTCTGGTACGAAATTCAATTTTATTAATAATACGCAGATGACTTGGAGAGATGCTCAGATGTACTGTAGGGAGAATCACACAGACCTGGCCAGTGTGAGGAACCAGACTGAGAACGAGGAGATATTTAGACTGGCTAGTGGTCATAGTGTGTGGATTGGCCTGTTCAGAGGCTCCTGGAAGTGGTCGGACCAGAGTAACTGCTCATTCAGAAATTGGCATGAGACACAACACGATAACACAAGAGGGAATCAGACCTGCGCTGTGACATTTATGAACTATTCAGGGCGTTGGGGTTGTCAGAAGTGTGATGAACAACTACCTTTCTTCTGCTACTACA ATAAGGTGATCTTGATTCGTCAGAAGAAGACGTGGAAAGACGCCCTGGCCTACTGCAGAGAGCACCACAACGACCTGGTCTCTGTCCACTCTGACGAGGTCCAGAGATGGGTGGAGGCCCAGGCCAAGAGAGCCTCCACTCCTCATGCGTGGCTGGGCATGCGCTTCACCTGCACTTTGAACCTCTGGTTCTGGGTCAGTGGAGAGTCCACCTGCTACCACAACTGGGCTCCGGGAAACGGGACCGTCATGGAGGACTGTGGGCAAACCGGAGTGAGGAGAACCGGGGCGGTAGAGAAAGATGGACGTCACCAGTGGGTCAGTCTGCCTGACACAGAGGAGCTCGACTTCATCTGCAGCACCTCTAACAAAAGGTAG